Proteins from a genomic interval of Colletotrichum higginsianum IMI 349063 chromosome 6, whole genome shotgun sequence:
- a CDS encoding 60s Acidic ribosomal protein has product MSTAELASSYAALILADDGVEITADKLQTLIKAAKIEDVEPIWTSLFAKALEGKDVKDLLSNVGSGGGAAAPAAGGAAAAGGAAEAAAEEAPKEEDKEESDDDMGFGLFD; this is encoded by the exons ATGTCGACCGCCGAGCTCGCTTCTTCCTACGCGgccctcatcctcgccgatgatggtgtcGAGATCACT GCCGACAAGCTCCAGACCCTGATCAAGGCTGCCAAGATCGAAGACGTTGAGCCCATCTGGACCTCTCTGTTCGCCAAG GCTCTTGAGGGCAAGGACGTCAAGGACCTGCTCTCCAACGTCGGCTCCGGTGGTGGCGCTGCTGCCCCCGCTGCCGGTggtgctgccgctgccggtggTGCCGCTGAGGCTGCCGCTGAGGAGGCACCGAAGGAGGAGG ACAAGGAGGagtccgacgacgacatgggATTCGGTCTCTTCGACTAA
- a CDS encoding Mannan polymerase ii complex anp1 subunit codes for MLLPKGGINWKSAQSRLPPTRAIWAFLTRTRFLFLIALTGFVLLLWRGIRSSASEMQSFYCWGPAKPPMEMSLNEQASWAGHLQTPVIFNHHEPLEVNHTSIQHVNLNPIKSTRKAVTNEERVLILTPLKDAAPYLSKYFELIAELTYPHHLIDLAFLVGDSKDDTLAILASELDRIQRRPDKIPFNSAMIVEKDFGFGLSQSVEERHSFKAQGPRRMAMGRARNYLLSAAMKPEHSWIYWRDVDIVDSPKKILEDFIAHDTDILVPNIWFHRYRDGRDIEGRFDYNSWVESDKGRRLAASLDKDVVLAEGYKEYDTGRRHMAREGDWRNNKDEELELDGIGGVNILVKGDVHRSGINFPCYAFENQAETEGFAKMAKRAGYRVVGLPNYVVWHIDTEEKPGNA; via the exons ATGCTTCTCCCCAAAGGCGGAATCAACTGGAAGTCTGCCCAGTCCAGACTACCCCCTACCAGAGCGATATGGGCTTTCCTGACCAGGACGCGCTTCCTCTTTCTCATCGCCCTCACCGGCTTTGTTTTGCTGCTATGGCGCGGTATCCGCTCGTCAGCTTCTGAAATGCAGAG CTTCTACTGCTGGGGCCCCGCGAAGCCCCCCATGGAGATGTCGCTCAATGAGCAAGCTTCGTGGGCCGGCCATCTCCAGACCCCCGTCATCTTCAACCACCATGAACCCTTGGAAGTCAACCATACCTCGATCCAACACGTCAACCTCAACCCCATCAAGTCCACGCGCAAGGCTGTCACCAATGAGGAGCGTGTTCTGATCCTCACTCCCCTCAAGGACGCCGCCCCTTACCTGTCCAAGTACTTCGAGCTGATCGCCGAGCTCACCTACCCCCACCACCTGATCGACCTTGCCTTCCTTGTGGGCGATTCCAAGGATGATACCCTGGCCATTCTCGCCTCCGAGCTGGACCGCATCCAGCGCCGACCTGACAAGATTCCCTTCAACAGCGCCATGATTGTCGAGAAGGATTTCGGCTTCGGGCTCAGTCAGAGCGTCGAGGAGCGCCATTCGTTCAAGGCGCAGGGTCCCCGACGAATGGCCATGGGCCGCGCCCGTAACTATCTCCTCTCTGCCGCCATGAAGCCCGAGCACTCCTGGATCTACTGGCGCGATGTCGACATTGTAGACAGTCCCAAGAAGATACTCGAGGACTTCATTGCCCACGACACCGACATCCTTGTGCCCA ACATCTGGTTTCACCGCTACCGCGATGGTCGCGATATCGAGGGTCGTTTCGACTATAATTCCTGGGTTGAGTCTGATAAGGGCCGCAGGCTTGCAGCGAGCTTGGACAAGGATGTCGTTCTCGCAGAAG GTTACAAGGAGTACGACACCGGTCGCAGACACATGGCCAGAGAGGGTGACTGGCGCAACAACAAGGACGAAGAGCTGGAGCTCGATGGTATTGGTGGCGtcaacatcctcgtcaagggCGATGTCCACCGGTCAG GAATCAACTTCCCGTGCTACGCCTTTGAGAACCAGGCCGAGACAGAAGGCTTCGCCAAGATGGCCAAGCGTGCTGGCTACCGCGTTGTCGGTCTGCCCAACTACGTTGTTTGGCACATTGATACCGAGGAGAAGCCTGGAAACGCATGA
- a CDS encoding Gpi-anchored cell wall organization protein, translated as MYSKIIPALAALGAGVVSAQSSSNICSSATLTITDAAMATNIPCGTINGAVKIAEDITGNVDINGPRTIKGDLIVTNVTQLVGLSSSTLASVEGTFKMQGLTVLSNLQFTSLTTVGSIDWVTLPALGSLVFGTAGVTKVNDILISDTFLKSLDGLNVASVDSLRINNNNQLVSYSNQLANATKTIEINSNGPDLGITLPNLIWAGEIIIADAAKVQMDSLEVVNGSIKFDKNTFTEFIAPNLTETSDGDVSFINNVELTNLSLPLLTKTGGGLTIQNNTLLQKIDGLPELKQIGGAVLLRGNFTEVALPALEDVKGAFDTQSTGNIDTSCDIFNKMDGRQIQGDYKCRSNNTKANEDGDSNGGSAGGSQNGSGSGSEGAAGIVSVNTALLGAALLFGFAKLL; from the exons ATGTACTCCAAGATCAtccccgccctcgcggccctTGGTGCCGGTGTTGTGTCCG CccagagcagcagcaacattTGCTCCTCGGCCACCCTCACCATCACCGATGCCGCCATGGCCACCAACATCCCTTGCGGCACCATCAACGGTGCCGTCAAGATTGCCGAGGACATCACCGGCAACGTCGACATCAACGGTCCCAGGACCATCAAGGGCGACCTGATCGTTACCAACGTCACTCAGCTCGTTGGCCTCAGCAGCTCCACTCTCGCCTCCGTTGAGGGCACCTTCAAGATGCAGGGCCTGACTGTCCTCTCTAACCTTCAGTTCACCTCGCTCACCACTGTCGGCTCCATCGACTGGGTTACTCTGCCTGCCCTCGgctccctcgtcttcggtACCGCCGGTGTCACCAAGGTTAACGACATCCTCATTAGCGACACCTTCCTCAAGAGCTTGGACGGCCTGAACGTTGCCTCCGTCGACTCCCTCCGtatcaacaacaacaaccagcTCGTTTCCTACAGCAACCAGCTGGCCAACGCCACCAAGACCATTGAGATCAACTCCAACGGCCCCGACTTGGGTATCACCCTTCCCAACCTTATCTGGGCCGGCGAGATTATTAttgccgatgccgccaagGTCCAGATGGACTCCCTCGAGGTTGTCAACGGCTCCATCAAGTTCGACAAGAACACCTTTACCGAGTTCATCGCCCCCAACCTGACCGAGACGTCCGATGGTGATGTTTCCTTCATCAACAACGTTGAGCTCACCAACCTGTCGCTGCCCCTTCTCACCAAGACAGGCGGTGGTCTGACCATCCAGAACAACACCCTGCTCCAGAAGATCGATGGCCTTCCCGAGCTCAAGCAGattggcggcgccgtcctcctccgtgGCAACTTTACTGA GGTCGCCCTGCCCGCTCTCGAGGACGTCAAGGGTGCCTTCGACACCCAGTCCACCGGCAACATTGACACCTCTTGCGACATCTTCAACAAGATGGACGGCCGCCAGATCCAGGGTGACTACAAGTGCCgctccaacaacaccaaggccaacgaggacggcgactccaacggcggcagcgccggcggctcCCAGAACGGTAGCGGCAGCGGCTCGGAAGGTGCTGCTGGTATTGTCTCTGTCAACAccgcccttctcggcgccgcccttcttttcGGGTTCGCCAAGCTGTTGTAA
- a CDS encoding Cytochrome b-c1 complex subunit 7: MTSLISKKLADGILARPFLKSIFVPFSNWYANAAGHRKLGLRFDDLFEEETDIVQKALKRLSPKESYDRVFRIRRAVQLSYQHKLLPKNEWTKPEEDYPYLGPIIQQIQAEEAEKLAFETMEVQKKHH; the protein is encoded by the exons ATGACTTCGCTTATCTCAAAGAAGCTTGCTGATGGCATCCTCGCTCGTCCCTTCCTGAAGAGCATCTTTGTCCCCTTCTCCAACTGGTACGCCAACGCTGCCGGCCACCGCAAGCTCGGCTTGAG ATTCGACGACCTTTTCGAGGAGGAGACCGACATCGTCCAGAAGGCCCTCAAGCGCCTCTCCCCCAAGGAGTCTTACGACCGCGTCTTCCGcatccgccgcgccgtccaGCTCTCCTACCAGCACAAGCTCCTGCCCAAGAACGAGTGGACCAAGCCTGAGGAG GACTACCCTTACCTCGGACCCATCATCCAGCAGATCcaggccgaagaggccgagaagctggcctTCGAGACGATGGAAGTCCAGAAGAAGCACCACTAA
- a CDS encoding G-patch domain-containing protein → MAAPPPPPPPPARGGLSLYANLLDPVVDASSATISSAPVRYNQDGTVADAKDDAAAKRLIDPSLRFQPIRRPQAKTTKPKPTFPKTIPSANASAGASSAPSPASAPSTAPQQPPPPKSTLADWAVTEDDEWRYSVNANGDKSHQRGGRRKKKKKGHNDQPAETNWDDIYDPTKPTNVEEYLRSDERIREVQEWKRVLYRHRRRRSSSDDSDEEPARQQATSPFQPTPSYPLAYAERRSVTNTLLDQFAPPPEYSFVPPPPASPPPASAVQIPDDAAGEDAYTRRLALSGDVPPPPPDANLPPLPPPTDAATISRAPVRYTPSTEPQPAAEKGDSDRDSPPPAFGLGATPADADDEPPVPRSSRPGQAGFAQRLMSKYGWTKGSGLGADESGIVNPLRVQVEKRKKRSDAEGGGWAEPANRAKVLGGKRKDDAEGGKFGGPMSEVIVLQQMLDNMEDLRGEIANGLGQEIGEECGEKYGRVERLYIDVENRQVFIRFTDQVSALRAVNELDGRVFNGNTVVPKFYDTEKFERGVYQ, encoded by the exons AtggcagcgccgccgccccctccacctcctccggcGCGAGGTGGCCTGTCTCTCTACGCGAACCTCCTCGACCCGGTTGTCgacgcctcctcggccacgatCTCCAGCGCACCAGTCCGCTACAATCAAGATGGTACCGTTGCAGATGCAAAAGACGACGCAGCAGCGAAGAGGCTCATAGATCCAT CCCTCCGCTTCCAGCCTATCCGTAGGCCACAGGCCAAGACCACAAAACCAAAGCCAACCTTCCCGAAAACGATACCCAGCGCGAACGCCTCTGCAGGAGCATCATCAGCACCGTCGCCCGCATCCGCGCCCTCGACAGCCCCGCAGCagcccccgccgccgaaaAGCACCCTCGCCGACTGGGCCGtcaccgaggacgacgagtgGCGGTACAGCGTGAACGCGAACGGCGATAAATCCCACCAGCGTGGCGGCCgccggaagaagaagaagaaaggtcACAATGACCAGCCGGCTGAGACGAACTGGGACGACATCTACGACCCGACCAAGCCCACAAACGTCGAGGAGTACTTGCGCAGCGACGAACGAATTCGCGAGGTGCAGGAATGGAAGAGGGTGCTATACCGCCACCGCAGACGCAGGAGCTCAAGCGATGACAGTGACGAGGAGCCGGCTCGCCAGCAGGCAACAAGTCCGTTCCAACCTACACCCTCCTATCCCCTCGCATATGCTGAAAGACGGTCCGTGACTAACACCTTGCTAGACCAGtttgcgccgccgcccgaatACTCCTTCGTCCCTCCACCCCCggcctccccgccgccggcgtccgcGGTACAGATTCCCGACGATGCAGCCGGCGAAGACGCCTACACTCGCCGCCTAGCTCTCTCCGGAGATGTACCGCCACCCCCTCCCGACGCCAatcttcctcctctgccACCTCCGACAGACGCAGCAACCATATCCCGCGCGCCCGTTCGCTACACCCCGTCCACGGAACCCCAACCGGCAGCAGAAAAGGGAGACTCTGACCGAGactctcctcctccagccttcggcctcggcgccacccccgccgacgccgacgacgaaccgCCCGTACCGCGCTCATCCCGCCCAGGCCAAGCCGGCTTCGCTCAGCGCCTGATGAGCAAATACGGCTGGACAAAGGGCtccggcctcggcgctgaCGAGTCCGGCATCGTCAACCCGCTTAGGGTGCAGGTGGAGAAGCGCAAGAAGAGGTctgacgccgagggcggcggctgggctGAGCCCGCCAACCGTGCCAAGGTCCTCGGCGGGAAGCGCAAGGACGACGCTGAGGGCGGCAAGTTCGGCGGGCCCATGAGCGAAGTCATCGTGCTGCAGCAGATGCTTGATAACATGGAAGACCTTCGGGGAGAGATCGCAAATGGCCTGGGACAGGAGATTGGGGAAGAGTGCGGCGAGAAG TATGGCCGTGTTGAGCGCTTATATATCGACGTCGAAAACCGGCAGGTCTTCATCAGGTTCACAGATCAAGTTTCCGCACTTCGC GCCGTCAACGAACTGGATGGCCGCGTCTTCAACGGCAACACCGTAGTGCCCAAGTTCTATGACACGGAAAAATTTGAGAGAGGGGTCTATCAGTAG
- a CDS encoding HhH-GPD superfamily base excision DNA repair protein, which translates to MATRRSSRLSAQADTMMAPPPVAPVATKSRKRKSAAEPTLTDPVPSSDPVTPPRKRGPKVAPVTPIPPPITPTPSAVGIIAERVNRTAKAKVKAVNRLADPKLTNAPVISPETSRIIASHPAEDSSPSKAPAAASATGGGKHTTTSSILEEACRHLIQVEPRMKPLIEKNHCRVFSPEGLAEKIDPFESLCSGIISQQVSGAAARSIKNKFVALFTEDGSDGESKGFPHPSEVAAASIEHLRTAGLSQRKAEYVKGLAEKFVSGELSAQMLAESPYEEVRDRLIAVRGLGLWSVEMFACFGLKRMDVFSLGDLGVQRGMAAFAGRDVAKLKAKGGKWKYMSEKEMVEMASRFAPYRSVFMWYMWRVEETDISTLE; encoded by the coding sequence ATGGCGACCCGGCGCTCATCTCGTCTGAGCGCTCAGGCGGACACCATGATGGCGCCCCCTCCTGTCGCACCAGTGGCCACCAAGAGCCGAAAGAGAAAATCTGCGGCAGAACCTACACTCACAGACCCGGTGCCGTCCTCGGACCCCGTGACACCCCCGAGAAAACGGGGCCCGAAAGTTGCTCCCGTCACCCCGATCCCTCCGCCGATCACGCCCACCCCGagcgccgtcggcatcatcgctGAACGGGTGAACCGCACCGCTAAGGCCAAGGTGAAGGCTGTTAACCGCCTTGCTGATCCGAAGCTCACAAACGCACCCGTCATCTCGCCCGAGACCTCGCGAATAATCGCCTCTCATCCCGCCGAGGACTCGTCCCCGTCCAAGGCACCCGCGGCAGCTTCCGCCACTGGAGGCGGGAAACACACTACGACTTCAAGCATTCTTGAGGAAGCATGCCGGCATCTTATACAGGTCGAACCGCGTATGAAACCTCTCATCGAGAAGAATCATTGCCGCGTGTTCTCGCCCGAGGGcctggccgagaagatcGATCCCTTTGAGAGCCTCTGCAGCGGTATCATCTCACAACAGGtgtccggcgccgccgcaagGTCCATCAAGAACAAGTTCGTTGCCCTCTTCACGGAAGACGGTTCCGATGGCGAGTCCAAGGGGTTCCCCCATCCCTCGGAGGTGGCGGCCGCTTCCATCGAGCACCTCCGTACCGCCGGCCTGTCGCAGCGCAAGGCCGAGTACGTCAAGGGCCTGGCCGAGAAGTTCGTGAGTGGCGAGTTAAGCGCGCAGATGCTGGCGGAATCTCCCTATGAAGAGGTGCGGGACAGGCTCATCGCAGTGAGGGGTCTAGGGCTTTGGTCGGTCGAGATGTTCGCCTGCTTCGGGCTCAAGAGGATGGACGTGTTTTCGctgggcgacctcggcgtgcAGAGAGGCATGGCGGCCTTTGCCGGACGGGATGTGGCCAAGCTCAAAGCCAAGGGCGGCAAGTGGAAGTATATGTCGGAAAAGGAGATGGTCGAGATGGCGAGCCGCTTCGCGCCATATCGCAGCGTCTTCATGTGGTACATGTGGAGGGTCGAGGAAACCGATATAAGCACTCTGGAGTAA
- a CDS encoding AMP-binding enzyme, with amino-acid sequence MALTLQTAINGPANSTAVIVPSKSNHLTVTYGDLVKETSAFQQKLAAIGITRGSPVSIATVNSYEFIVSFLAASWQRGIAAPLNPAYKQDEFEFYIEDVKSAIVLVPKGAYAAGAPAVKAAKKYNAAVAETYWDESKKEVALDVKDLGQLKGKGPEKVLKAEVDDVALVLHTSGTTSRPKVVPLTHRNLTRTMKNIQNTYQLTDKDRTMLVMPLFHVHGLLCGLLAPLACGGSMVVPSKFSATEFWGDFVAHKANWYTAVPTIHQILLKNPAPNPLPNIRFIRSCSSPLSPTVFHQLEETYKAPVLEAYAMTEAAHQMTSNPLPPAKRKPGTVGLGQGVDVRILDDAGNELAQGQEGEICIRGENVTKGYLNNESANASSFTKGGFFRTGDQGKKDEDGYIIITGRIKELINKGGEKISPIELDNVLTRHPAVSEAVSFAIPDDMYGQDIGVAVVLKPGQQLKGDDLKKWVSEKLAKFKVPKKIYFTETMPKTATGKIQRRIVAEKMQQQESPKAKL; translated from the exons ATGGCATTGACTCTCCAAACCGCCATCAATGGCCCCGCCAACTCGACGGCTGTCATCGTGCCGTCCAAGTCCAACCATCTGACTGTAACGTACGGCGACCTGGTCAAGGAGACGTCGGCCTTTCAGCAGAAACTGGCGGCCATCGGTATCACTCGCGGCTCGCCCGTCTCCATCGCGACCGTCAACTCGTACGAGTTCATCGTCTCCTTCCTGGCCGCTTCGTGGCAGCGTGGCATCGCCGCGCCCCTGAACCCAGCCTACAAGCAGGACGAATTTGAGTTCTACATCGAAGACGTCAAGTCTGCCATCGTCTTGGTTCCCAAGGGCGCCTATGCTGCTGGTGCTCCCGCCGTCAAGGCTGCGAAGAAGTACAacgctgccgttgccgagaCGTACTGGGATGAGTCCAAGAAGGAGGTTGCGCTGGATGTGAAGGACCTGGGCCAGCTCAAAGGCAAGGGGCCCGAGAAGGTATTGAAGGCCGAAGTGGACGACGTCGCCTTGGTGCTGCACACCAGCGGAACAACATCCAGACCCAAAGTC GTTCCTCTGACACACCGCAACTTGACCAGGACGATGA AGAACATCCAGAACACCTATCAGCTGACGGATAAGGACCGTACCATGCTGGTAATGCCTCTTTTCCATGTCCACGGCCTCCTCTGTGGTCTTCTCGCACCCCTGGCCTGCGGCGGCTCCATGGTGGTTCCGTCCAAGTTCTCTGCTACCGAATTCTGGGGTGATTTTGTCGCCCACAAAGCCAACTGGTACACCGCCGTGCCCACCATCCACCAGATCCTCCTCAAGAATCCGGCGCCCAACCCGTTGCCCAACATTCGCTTCATTCGTTCGTGCTCCTCCCCTCTGTCGCCCACCGTCTTCCaccagctcgaggagacGTACAAGGCCCCCGTTCTCGAGGCATACGCCATGACCGAGGCCGCCCACCAGATGACCTCCAACCCCCTGCCCCCCGCGAAGCGCAAGCCCGGCACTGTAGGtctcggccagggcgtcgacgtgcgcatcctcgacgacgcaggCAACGAACTCGCgcagggccaggagggcgaGATCTGCATCCGCGGAGAGAACGTTACCAAGGGCTACCTCAACAACGAGAGCGCCAACGCGTCATCCTTTACCAAGGGCGGTTTTTTCCGCACGGGCGACCAGGGAAAGAAGGACGAAGATGGCtacatcatcatcacggGCCGCATCAAGGAGCTCATCAAcaagggcggcgagaagATCAGCCCcatcgagctcgacaacGTCCTCACGCGCCACCCCGCCGTCTCCGAGGCCGTCAGCTTCGCCATCCCTGATGACATGTACGGCCAAGATATTGGGGTGGCTGTTGTGCTTAAGCCGGGACAGCAGCTCAAGGGCGACGACTTGAAGAAGTGGGTGTCGGAAAAGCTGGCCAAGTTCAAGGTGCCCAAAAAG ATTTACTTCACAGAGACGATGCCCAAGACAGCGACCGGCAAGATCCAGCGCCGCATCGTTGCCGAGAAGATGCAGCAGCAAGAGTCGCCGAAGGCCAAGTTGTAG
- a CDS encoding UBA/TS-N domain-containing protein, producing the protein MTQSDLDQLLDMGFEKARAELAVKKTGNLNGALEWLEANQDKPLDELTAAASSTAAKDDDDDAGEVQANIDALESGATAKSLVCNECGKRFRSQDTASYHATKTDHTDFSESTEEIAPLTDDQKKAKLDELREQLKEKKAKQALLDKEEAKRNEKIRMKATKESQEAKEELQRKEQIKEAAKKRQEKQDDLEAKRRIKAKIEADKEDRRRKAEEAKAAREGRAPAPVPVAAPSIPKATANHNEARLRLQTSGGNILKTLPAETTLFEVAQMLQSENGLEVTSFSTTFPRKTFEGHMDLSKTLKEAGLTPSAVLIVK; encoded by the exons ATGACCCAGTCCGACCTTGATCAGCTGCTCGACATGGGCTTTGAGAAGGCTCGGGCTGAGCTGGCGGTTAAGAAGACAGGCAACC TAAATGGAGCACTTGAATGGCTTGAGGCAAACCAGGATAAGCCCCTCGATGAGCTCACTGCTGCCGCCTCCAGCACGGCtgccaaggacgacgacgatgatgcagGTGAAGTTCAGGCCAACATCGATGCTCTTGAGAGCGGTGCCACCGCAAAGTCGCTAGTTTGCAATGAGTGTGGCAAACGCTTCAGATCTCAGGACACGGCCTCTTACCATGCAACCAAGAC GGACCACACTGACTTCTCGGAGTCGACAGAGGAGATTGCTCCCTTGACAGATGACCAGAAGAAGGCTAAGCTTGATGAACTGCGTGAGCAGCTTAAGGAGAAAAAGGCCAAGCAGGCCCTCTTGGACAAGGAGGAAGCCAAACGCAACGAGAAAATCCGCATGAAGGCGACAAAGGAAAGCCAGGAAGCCAAGGAAGAGTTGCAGCGCAAGGAGCAGATCAAGGAGGCTGCCAAGAAGCGTCAGGAAAAGCAGGACGACCTTGAGGCGAAGCGCCGCATcaaggccaagatcgagGCTGACAAAGAGGATCGGCGCCgcaaggcggaggaggccaaggccgcgaGGGAAGGCCGCGCCCCTGCACCTGTTCCCGTTGCCGCGCCCTCCATCCCGAAGGCCACTGCAAACCACAACGAGGCTCGCTTGAGACTGCAGACGTCGGGCGGCAATATCCTGAAGACCCTGCCAGCCGAGACCACCCTATTCGAGGTGGCGCAGATGCTCCAGTCTGAGAACGGCTTGGAGGTTacgagcttctcgaccacTTTCCCGAGGAAGACGTTTGAGGGCCACATGGATCTCAGCAAGACCCTGAAGGAGGCTGGTCTCACACCTAGCGCTGTTCTTATCGTCAAATAG
- a CDS encoding Ycii-related domain protein, whose translation MASRHATSAFLRCTSRRFSLGRPSGCRGMATTSTKSEWLVIIPDKPGSLATRFAVRSTHLKGVQPFRDSGVWKMGGPILHELPANEEPSSLKVLGSTIVCVAESKEEIMEMLKRDVYVDRGVWDLERVQMWPVSLVMAIL comes from the exons ATGGCATCCCGCCACGCAACTTCAGCTTTTCTCCGGTGCACAAGCCGGCGCTTCAGCCTCGGACGGCCCTCCGGATGCCGTGGCATGGCTACCACGTCGACGAAGTCTGAATGGCTCGTCATCATCCCTGACAAGCCCGGTTCTCTTGCAACGCGCTTCGCTGTCCGCTC CACGCACCTCAAAGGCGTCCAGCCGTTTCGGGATTCCGGCGTCTGGAAGATGGGCGGCCCCATCCTGCACGAGCTTCCCGCCAACGAAGAGCCTTCGAGTCTCAAAGTCCTTGGCAGCACCATTGTATGCGTGGCCGAGTCCAAGGAGGAAATCATGGAGATGCTGAAAAGGGACGTCTATGTCGACAGAGGCGTCTGGGATCTCGAAAGAGTCCAAATGTGGCCTGTGAGTCTGGTCATGGCCATACTGTGA
- a CDS encoding MSP domain-containing protein — MSVDIEPSELSFRRPFTVEVSQILRIKNPNQTPIAFKVKTTAPKQYCVRPNSGRVEPGQDVEVTVLLQAMKQEPPLDTKCRDKFLVQSVPITADKEFASIANILDQTDKSSVIERKIRVNWLTADDQSPNPPSASAVTSTPNRHSVVNGDNTPDVSNVYSSPGQEADRSGSPSASAVRPSTSDTKDDTVSEKAQSTVSAASHVVANTTQVTYEELKQKLSQAEAKIANLQDSSGLRQRIKTESEKLPSTQEAAAAVRQGVEGVSVQMVAILCLLSFLLAYFFF; from the exons ATGTCCGTCGACATTGAGCCCTCCGAGCTGAGCTTCCGAC GGCCTTTCACCGTCGAAGTCTCTCAGATTCTCCGGATCAAGAACCCGAACCAGACCCCCATCGCCTTCAAG GTCAAAACCACCGCCCCGAAGCA GTACTGCGTTCGCCCCAACTCGGGTCGTGTCGAGCCTGGACAGGATGTGGAGGTTACCG TCCTTCTCCAGGCCATGAAGCAGGAGCCACCTCTCGACACCAAATGCCGCGACAAATTCCTCGTCCAGTCCGTTCCCATCACTGCCGATAAGGAGTTTGCGAGTATTGCCAACATT CTCGATCAGACCGACAAGTCTTCTGTCATTGAGAGGAAGATTCGTGTCAACTGGCTTACCGCCGATGACCAGTCGCCCAACCCTCCCAGTGCCTCTGCTGTTACCTCTACCCCGAACCGCCACTCTGTCGTTAACGGC GACAACACTCCCGATGTTTCGAACGTCTACTCTTCCCCTGGCCAAGAAGCTGATCGCTCTGGTAGCCCCAGTGCTTCAGCTGTCCGTCCCTCGACTTCCGACACGAAGGACGACACGGTTTCCGAGAAGGCCCAATCAACAGTCAGCGCCGCGAGCCACGTTGTCGCCAACACCACCCAGGTCACCTACGAAGAGCTGAAACAAAAGCTTTCCCAGGCCGAAGCCAAGATTGCCAACCTGCAGGATAGCAGTGGTCTACGCCAACGTATCAAGACGGAGAGCGAGAAGCTCCCCAGCACCCAAGAAGCTGCTGCAGCGGTAAGACAGGGAGTTGAGGGTGTATCGGTGCAGATGGTTGCCATCCTGTGTCTCCTCAGCTTCCTGCTTGcctacttcttcttttaA
- a CDS encoding Actin polymerization protein produces MSTTDESAHKRTASATSAVQTTPPPAKRPAATPGPSVTALPPARREFPHAVALVLYRDAGDDVPSSTTTVLGVHAGLADANAEVRRLAREQGVNLAGVAANDISPVRWDAPDGTSCWVEAHAVKPKTFVPRTTSAGSSPAEQQPPKKLYDAEEGEDPDLDDDDQDEGGHYD; encoded by the coding sequence ATGTCCACCACGGACGAATCCGCGCACAAGCGcaccgcctcggccaccAGCGCCGTCCAGACCACACCTCCCCCCGCGAAGCGCCCCGCGGCAACCCCCGGTCCCTCCGTCACTGCCCTCCCGCCCGCACGCCGCGAGTTCCCGCACGCCGTTGCCCTTGTCCTCTATCGTGACgctggcgacgacgtcccctcctcgacgacgaccgtcCTGGGCGTCCACGCCGGCCTCGCTGACGCCAACGCCGAGGTGCGCAGGTTGGCGCGGGAACAGGGTGTCAACCTCGCTGGCGTCGCGGCCAACGACATCAGCCCCGTGCGGTGGGACGCCCCCGACGGCACGTCGTGCTGGGTCGAGGCGCACGCCGTCAAACCCAAGACCTTCGTGCCAAGAACTACCTCTGCCgggtcgtcgccggcggagcagcagccgccgaagaagctgtacgacgccgaggagggcgaggaccCCGAccttgatgacgacgaccagGACGAGGGCGGGCACTACGACTAA